The following proteins are co-located in the Haloarcula marismortui ATCC 43049 genome:
- a CDS encoding DUF92 domain-containing protein has product MTGTVRRAGAFAAVGTLAVAVPAATGFRSLELATVAAIAPFVLVAALGVTVIGQDSRLFDLFARPGDYEDGKLYGLAAFSLAAAGLALLAVRFSLPVPMFVGVVVIVAYGNLGQRLAYTVRSDEVVATAGFVLVGFVAGVAGQVLGTRIQAAVGEGAAVVDLPLVLFLAASGAFVAALLRSVLFERDDPLVMLTVGLLLWLFFELDPSVTARRVVIALAVTVLLGYLSYALDTASLPGMLTGVLLSFLTIVLGGFGWFAMLITFFGLGGLSTKYRYDEKLDRGIAEENEGARGSGNVLANSIVALFAVVAAAASPSHIAVDPLLFFYAFAGAVAAAMTDTFSSEFGGLYDNPRLITTLRPVEPGTDGGVTWQGVAAGAAGAGIIAGIAALTQDISTVGSGVILLCGLVGMTVDSLLGATVEGSVVGNQGVNMLATLAAALTGAGVVLTAGLL; this is encoded by the coding sequence GTGACTGGCACAGTCCGTCGGGCAGGTGCGTTCGCCGCCGTGGGGACCCTCGCGGTCGCCGTTCCGGCCGCAACGGGCTTTCGCTCGCTCGAACTCGCGACTGTCGCCGCTATCGCCCCCTTCGTCCTCGTCGCCGCGCTCGGCGTGACGGTCATCGGGCAGGACTCGCGGCTGTTCGACCTGTTCGCGCGCCCCGGTGACTACGAGGACGGGAAACTGTACGGGCTGGCAGCCTTCTCGCTTGCCGCCGCCGGCCTCGCGCTACTTGCCGTCCGCTTCAGTCTGCCGGTGCCGATGTTCGTCGGCGTCGTTGTCATCGTCGCCTACGGAAACCTCGGCCAGCGGCTCGCATACACCGTCCGCTCCGACGAAGTGGTCGCAACCGCGGGCTTCGTCCTCGTCGGCTTCGTCGCCGGCGTCGCGGGGCAGGTGCTCGGAACGCGGATTCAGGCCGCCGTCGGTGAGGGAGCGGCCGTCGTCGACCTCCCGCTCGTGCTGTTTCTTGCCGCCAGCGGTGCGTTCGTCGCTGCACTGCTTCGCTCGGTCCTGTTTGAGCGGGACGACCCGCTGGTGATGCTCACCGTGGGACTGCTGCTGTGGCTGTTTTTCGAACTCGACCCGTCGGTGACGGCACGGCGCGTCGTCATCGCACTCGCCGTGACAGTACTGCTCGGCTATCTCTCGTACGCGCTTGACACCGCATCCCTGCCGGGGATGCTCACTGGCGTCCTCCTCTCTTTTTTGACCATCGTGCTCGGCGGCTTCGGCTGGTTCGCCATGCTGATAACCTTTTTCGGGCTCGGTGGCCTCTCGACGAAGTACCGCTACGACGAGAAACTCGACCGCGGCATCGCCGAGGAGAACGAGGGCGCACGCGGGAGCGGGAACGTGCTCGCGAACTCCATCGTCGCGCTGTTCGCCGTCGTCGCGGCGGCGGCGAGTCCAAGCCATATCGCCGTCGACCCGCTCCTGTTCTTCTATGCCTTCGCCGGAGCCGTCGCCGCCGCGATGACAGATACGTTCTCCAGCGAGTTCGGCGGGCTCTACGACAACCCGCGGCTCATCACGACGCTCAGGCCCGTCGAACCGGGTACTGACGGCGGCGTGACCTGGCAGGGCGTTGCCGCCGGGGCCGCCGGCGCGGGCATCATCGCCGGCATCGCCGCGCTCACGCAGGACATCAGCACAGTCGGCAGCGGCGTCATCCTCCTCTGTGGGCTGGTCGGCATGACCGTCGACAGCCTGCTGGGTGCGACTGTCGAGGGCTCGGTCGTCGGCAATCAGGGCGTCAATATGCTCGCAACCCTGGCGGCCGCGCTGACCGGCGCTGGCGTCGTGCTGACCGCCGGCCTCCTATGA
- a CDS encoding DUF3311 domain-containing protein translates to MSTVRAAGWTVVALVLMALAVPWFLWDTSTVAAGLPVWLWWHVGWMALASVVFAVFARTDWGLGVEEVN, encoded by the coding sequence ATGAGTACAGTCAGGGCCGCTGGGTGGACAGTCGTCGCGCTCGTGTTGATGGCGCTGGCAGTGCCGTGGTTCCTCTGGGACACCAGCACGGTCGCGGCCGGACTGCCCGTATGGCTGTGGTGGCACGTTGGATGGATGGCGCTTGCGAGCGTCGTCTTTGCTGTCTTTGCGCGCACCGACTGGGGCCTCGGCGTCGAGGAGGTGAACTGA
- a CDS encoding YgaP family membrane protein — protein MDSDKNVGGRDRLIRAVLAVVLTIVSLRWLRSGKRKRGLLAGIGALGLGFNASTGYCGFNDTLDIDTTSGSDDDVFAPSGADDEPAADESTDVSVDFTSADDTETANGHASGELTCAVCEDPIVPGERRGPNDEGAIVHETCE, from the coding sequence ATGGACTCCGATAAGAACGTCGGCGGTCGCGACCGCCTGATCCGAGCGGTGCTGGCAGTCGTCCTGACAATTGTCTCCCTGCGCTGGCTTCGCAGCGGGAAGCGCAAGCGCGGCCTGCTCGCTGGAATCGGCGCGCTCGGCCTGGGCTTCAACGCCTCGACGGGCTACTGCGGATTCAACGACACGCTCGACATCGACACGACGAGCGGGAGCGACGACGACGTGTTTGCACCGAGCGGCGCGGACGACGAGCCGGCAGCCGACGAGTCGACGGACGTGAGCGTAGACTTTACGTCCGCCGACGACACCGAAACCGCGAACGGCCACGCTAGCGGCGAGCTGACCTGTGCCGTCTGCGAGGACCCTATTGTTCCCGGGGAGCGCCGTGGGCCGAACGATGAAGGCGCTATCGTCCACGAGACCTGCGAGTAA
- a CDS encoding sodium:solute symporter family protein, with the protein MADTALQLGIVGAYMVVALAVGAVAYRLTERTAEDYYLASRTLGTVVLLFTTFATLLSAFTFFGGPNLAFSAGPEWILVMGLMDGIIFAVLWYVLGYKQWLVGKRHGYVTLGEMLGDRFGSTALRVVVAAVSLVWLFPYVMLQQKGAGQAIVGLTNGAVPFWVGAGGITLFMILYVALSGMRGVAWTDTLQGLFMLSLIWVAVAWVLSAVGGAGEATALLASEEPAFVGLGGGLYTPQYIISTAVSIAFGVTMFPQINQRFFAAGSKKVLKRTFALWPVLVLLLFVPAFMLGAWAAGLGVTVPEGGNVIPALLGEYTPTWFTALVIAGAMAAMMSSSDSMLLSGSSYLTRDLYRPLTGRGDASDEETDRREALVARVGVVVFATLSFVASLYTPGTLVQIGDTAFSGFAQLTVPVALALYWQGTTRSGMYAGVVGSQVFYGLHVFPVLATVGGLFGLDVALPTAYLGWTPGIVGILVGLVLTVTVSLMTAPAATEDRTAYAVSGVESD; encoded by the coding sequence GTGGCCGATACTGCGCTCCAGTTGGGTATCGTCGGCGCGTACATGGTCGTCGCGCTCGCGGTGGGCGCAGTCGCCTACCGGCTCACCGAGCGCACCGCCGAGGACTACTACCTCGCAAGCCGGACGCTCGGCACGGTCGTGCTGTTGTTTACCACCTTCGCGACGCTACTGTCGGCGTTTACCTTCTTCGGCGGCCCGAACCTCGCGTTCAGCGCCGGCCCCGAGTGGATTCTCGTGATGGGACTGATGGACGGTATCATCTTCGCCGTCCTCTGGTACGTGCTGGGATACAAGCAGTGGCTGGTCGGCAAGCGCCACGGCTACGTGACGCTTGGTGAGATGCTTGGCGACCGGTTCGGGTCGACGGCGCTCCGGGTTGTCGTCGCCGCTGTGAGCCTCGTCTGGCTGTTCCCGTACGTGATGCTCCAACAGAAGGGGGCCGGGCAAGCCATCGTCGGTCTCACGAACGGCGCGGTCCCGTTCTGGGTCGGAGCCGGCGGCATCACGCTGTTCATGATTCTCTACGTCGCGCTCTCGGGAATGCGTGGCGTCGCCTGGACCGACACGCTTCAGGGGCTGTTCATGCTCTCGCTGATCTGGGTCGCTGTCGCCTGGGTCCTCTCCGCTGTCGGCGGTGCGGGCGAAGCGACGGCCTTGCTGGCGTCCGAAGAGCCCGCGTTCGTCGGCCTTGGTGGCGGGCTCTACACGCCGCAGTACATCATCTCGACCGCGGTCAGCATCGCCTTCGGCGTGACGATGTTCCCGCAAATCAATCAGCGCTTCTTCGCCGCCGGGTCGAAGAAGGTGCTCAAGCGTACCTTTGCACTCTGGCCGGTGCTGGTCCTGCTCCTGTTCGTTCCGGCGTTCATGCTGGGGGCGTGGGCGGCCGGACTCGGCGTCACTGTCCCGGAAGGCGGCAACGTCATCCCGGCGCTGCTGGGCGAGTACACGCCGACGTGGTTCACCGCGCTGGTCATCGCCGGCGCGATGGCCGCGATGATGTCCTCCAGCGACTCGATGCTGCTGTCGGGCTCGTCGTACCTCACACGAGACCTCTACCGGCCGCTGACCGGCCGCGGCGACGCCAGCGACGAAGAGACTGACCGCCGCGAGGCACTCGTCGCCCGCGTCGGCGTTGTCGTGTTTGCCACCCTCTCGTTCGTTGCGAGCCTCTACACGCCGGGGACGCTGGTCCAGATTGGCGACACGGCCTTCAGCGGCTTCGCACAGCTTACCGTTCCCGTCGCACTCGCGCTGTACTGGCAGGGAACGACGCGTTCGGGGATGTACGCCGGCGTGGTCGGGAGTCAGGTGTTCTACGGCCTGCACGTCTTCCCCGTGCTTGCGACGGTTGGAGGGCTGTTCGGTCTCGACGTTGCCCTGCCGACGGCGTACTTAGGCTGGACGCCGGGCATCGTGGGCATCTTGGTTGGTCTCGTGTTGACGGTCACTGTCTCGCTGATGACTGCCCCCGCGGCAACCGAGGACCGCACCGCATACGCCGTCTCCGGCGTCGAAAGCGACTGA
- a CDS encoding GNAT family N-acetyltransferase, which produces MIREARSEDEVRLRAIQTNALDEPWPELLGVGIDGPPLVLVLDIGEPLGYALVVPDHPVAYLAEFAIAPGKQGQGLGTTLMNGLLDRLRTSGFETVRLTARADDNRARSFYDGFGFSVADELPDHYDDGDGVLFVRDL; this is translated from the coding sequence ATGATCCGGGAGGCTCGTTCCGAAGACGAGGTTCGACTCCGGGCTATTCAGACGAACGCGCTCGATGAGCCGTGGCCGGAACTCCTCGGCGTCGGAATCGATGGCCCGCCGCTCGTGCTAGTTCTCGATATCGGCGAACCGCTCGGCTACGCCTTGGTCGTGCCGGATCATCCGGTCGCATACTTAGCGGAGTTCGCCATCGCGCCCGGCAAACAGGGGCAGGGCCTCGGGACGACACTGATGAACGGGCTGCTGGACAGGCTCCGGACTAGTGGGTTCGAAACAGTGAGACTCACCGCACGCGCAGACGACAACCGGGCACGCTCATTCTACGACGGGTTCGGATTTTCGGTCGCCGACGAGCTCCCCGACCACTACGACGACGGCGACGGGGTGCTGTTCGTTCGGGACCTCTAA
- a CDS encoding sugar phosphate isomerase/epimerase family protein: protein METAIQLWTLRELREPLSDVLDRISAAGYDGVEFAGIGDPGASRRALDEAGLGVAGVHVQLEDLQSDTRTVGNQVRTLDAPYFVLPYLDDDHFASESAVESTATLLEMLAAEFDRPLLYHNHDHEFVPLGDGTAFDALVDQTTIGFEFDAGWAHAAGQDPVELIRRLDGRVPVVHLKDMTADGEPTALGDGVVPLQGVVDAAREAGTEWLVFEHDNPEDPVDAIQAGIDGMTPLLR, encoded by the coding sequence ATGGAGACAGCGATCCAGCTCTGGACGCTCCGCGAACTCCGGGAACCGCTATCGGACGTACTCGACCGCATCAGCGCCGCGGGCTACGACGGCGTGGAGTTCGCCGGCATCGGCGACCCGGGCGCGTCCCGGCGCGCGCTCGACGAGGCGGGACTCGGCGTTGCCGGCGTCCACGTTCAACTGGAAGACCTGCAGTCCGACACCCGCACCGTTGGCAATCAGGTCCGGACACTTGACGCGCCGTATTTCGTTCTCCCGTATCTCGATGACGATCACTTCGCAAGTGAGAGCGCAGTCGAGTCGACGGCGACGCTACTCGAAATGCTTGCGGCGGAGTTTGACCGACCGCTCCTGTACCACAACCACGACCACGAGTTCGTCCCGCTCGGCGACGGGACCGCCTTCGACGCGCTCGTCGACCAGACGACGATCGGGTTCGAGTTCGACGCCGGGTGGGCGCACGCGGCGGGACAGGACCCCGTCGAACTGATTCGGCGACTCGACGGGCGCGTTCCTGTCGTCCACCTCAAAGACATGACCGCGGACGGAGAGCCGACGGCTCTCGGTGACGGCGTGGTGCCGCTCCAGGGGGTGGTTGATGCAGCCCGCGAGGCGGGGACTGAGTGGCTGGTCTTCGAGCACGACAACCCCGAGGACCCGGTTGACGCCATTCAGGCCGGTATCGACGGCATGACTCCGCTACTGAGGTGA
- the dnaG gene encoding DNA primase DnaG produces the protein MQDTAKYLIHADITAAGVVERSDVVGAVFGQTEGLLGDELDLRDLQDSKKVGRIDVEIRSEGGQSFGEITVASGLDRVETAILAAALETIEQVGPCRAEIEVSEIEDVRSAKRREVVERATELLNDFEEKSIQTADIVETVRQQVRVADVTDYEGLPAGPRVADSDAIVVVEGRSDVMQLLKYGIKNAVAVEGTDVPDAIADLTAGRTVTSFLDGDRGGDLILKELAQVGDVDYVAVTPSDKSVEDLSRSEVMSALRDKVPYETVASAKSLDSIREEMSQAGESTTADGGAVAAATSDDAADNQPSPSSQTGSAKVETTDGTTSVVDNSNATAVADATTDEETTENGDGPTIPSLSDHIEAVIQTHSGTARLVDEDATLLAEGDADAVVSLLESTEDVPKTVVIDADCSQKLLDVAAQRGVDVVVAAGHGEYVKQPTAVQVRIES, from the coding sequence ATGCAAGATACGGCGAAATATTTGATACATGCCGACATCACGGCGGCGGGAGTCGTCGAGCGGAGCGATGTCGTCGGCGCGGTGTTCGGCCAGACGGAAGGATTACTCGGTGACGAACTGGATCTGCGGGACCTGCAGGACTCGAAGAAGGTCGGCCGCATCGACGTGGAGATACGCTCCGAGGGCGGACAGTCTTTTGGAGAGATTACCGTCGCGAGCGGCCTCGACAGGGTCGAAACAGCGATCCTCGCTGCGGCACTGGAGACCATCGAACAGGTGGGGCCGTGTCGTGCCGAGATCGAAGTTTCCGAGATCGAGGACGTACGGAGCGCCAAGCGGCGCGAAGTCGTTGAGCGCGCGACGGAACTCCTGAACGACTTCGAGGAGAAGTCCATCCAGACCGCGGACATCGTCGAGACGGTCAGACAGCAGGTCCGAGTCGCCGATGTGACCGACTATGAAGGACTCCCAGCTGGACCACGCGTGGCTGACTCCGACGCGATTGTCGTCGTCGAGGGGCGCTCGGACGTGATGCAACTGCTCAAATACGGCATCAAGAACGCTGTCGCAGTCGAGGGAACTGATGTCCCCGACGCTATTGCGGATCTGACGGCCGGTCGAACGGTCACGTCGTTCCTCGACGGTGACCGCGGTGGGGACCTCATCCTGAAGGAACTCGCGCAGGTCGGCGACGTGGACTACGTTGCCGTCACTCCCAGCGACAAGTCCGTCGAGGACCTCTCACGCAGTGAGGTGATGTCGGCACTACGGGACAAAGTTCCGTACGAAACGGTCGCAAGCGCCAAGAGCCTCGACAGCATCCGCGAGGAGATGTCTCAGGCAGGGGAGTCGACCACTGCCGACGGCGGTGCCGTGGCGGCCGCGACATCGGATGACGCCGCTGACAACCAGCCATCGCCCAGCTCACAGACAGGGTCGGCGAAGGTCGAGACAACCGATGGGACGACGAGCGTCGTGGACAACTCAAACGCAACCGCTGTGGCGGATGCCACGACCGACGAGGAGACGACTGAAAACGGCGACGGACCGACTATCCCCTCGCTTTCGGACCACATCGAAGCCGTTATTCAGACCCACAGCGGAACCGCCAGGCTGGTCGACGAGGATGCGACGCTGCTTGCGGAGGGTGACGCAGATGCCGTTGTTTCATTGCTTGAATCCACCGAGGACGTTCCCAAAACTGTCGTCATCGATGCCGACTGCTCGCAGAAGCTCCTCGACGTTGCCGCCCAGCGCGGCGTCGATGTCGTCGTCGCTGCCGGCCACGGCGAGTATGTCAAACAGCCGACGGCCGTGCAGGTCCGTATCGAGAGTTAG
- a CDS encoding tRNA-binding protein codes for MGFTETEIDPARFLEDVEMRIGEIVDVEPFPEARKDVYKLDVAFGDETRQSAAGLTDVYDPEDLLGSQVVAVVNLGTVSIAGFESECLVTGVDSEDGVVHLTPERDVEPGTRVY; via the coding sequence ATGGGATTCACTGAAACCGAGATCGATCCCGCACGATTCCTCGAAGACGTAGAGATGCGTATCGGCGAAATCGTCGACGTCGAACCGTTCCCCGAAGCCCGCAAAGACGTGTACAAGCTCGACGTGGCGTTTGGCGACGAAACGCGCCAGTCCGCCGCAGGGCTGACAGACGTGTACGATCCGGAGGACTTGCTCGGGTCGCAGGTCGTTGCCGTCGTCAACCTCGGGACGGTCTCAATCGCCGGCTTCGAGAGCGAGTGTCTGGTGACCGGGGTCGACAGCGAGGACGGCGTCGTCCACCTGACGCCCGAACGGGACGTCGAACCCGGGACTCGCGTGTATTGA
- a CDS encoding undecaprenyl diphosphate synthase family protein produces the protein MGLYDRYLATRVRRSDADLPETVALVITERDLLGDGAYRTLERFFDWAVQYGTDTVVVYVSVLDEEAIPTLQRELESVTAPREIAVRVPDDETTADAPIQISIGLGGQSEFATAVQKLAEDVDTGSLDPSDINEAAVEEHLVFPTDPDLVIKTGAERLSDFMIWQSVYSELYFTDVNWQNFRLRDYLRALRDYQERQRRFGR, from the coding sequence GTGGGACTATATGACCGATATCTCGCAACGCGCGTTCGGCGCAGCGACGCCGACCTGCCCGAGACGGTCGCGCTGGTGATTACGGAGCGGGATCTGCTTGGAGACGGCGCGTACCGGACCTTAGAGCGTTTTTTCGACTGGGCCGTCCAGTACGGCACCGACACCGTCGTCGTCTACGTGAGTGTCCTCGACGAGGAAGCGATCCCGACGCTGCAGCGTGAACTCGAAAGTGTCACCGCGCCACGGGAGATAGCGGTCAGAGTACCGGACGACGAGACGACGGCCGACGCCCCGATTCAGATTTCAATCGGACTCGGCGGCCAGTCAGAGTTCGCGACGGCCGTCCAGAAACTAGCAGAAGACGTCGATACGGGCTCACTCGACCCGAGCGACATCAACGAGGCCGCGGTCGAGGAGCATCTCGTCTTTCCGACCGACCCGGATCTGGTGATCAAGACCGGGGCCGAGCGGCTCTCCGATTTCATGATCTGGCAGTCCGTGTATTCGGAGCTGTATTTCACTGACGTGAACTGGCAGAACTTCCGGCTTCGGGATTACTTGCGGGCGTTGCGGGATTATCAGGAGCGACAGCGGCGATTTGGCCGCTAG
- a CDS encoding DUF6293 family protein, with protein MQTHIVPVGFDYDRLIAPLVREQLDVDRVILLEGAVGSEANVEYSRNLAEKLEKDYQNLLGAETERFVVADVYDYDEAFEQAFELINAELDAGSEVWVNVSAMPRTVSFAFATAAHSIMVEREGDRDRIHTYYTVPEKYLETELAEELRKQIDMLEDMRTGEEVDERIDDRLETARDLLSEFDERGTTIGAKEIDGSHVVELPVASFSNVKPFEEVILFTLGEHGEFESVSELAQQLARDLGEEYTDSFRSKVIYNVDRLGPGGKGYIEQEEHGKSYRTTLSRIGQLWVRAHSAEDREHRESDLP; from the coding sequence ATGCAGACCCACATCGTCCCGGTCGGGTTCGACTACGACCGGCTCATCGCGCCGCTGGTGCGCGAGCAACTCGACGTTGACCGCGTCATCCTGCTGGAGGGGGCGGTCGGCAGCGAGGCCAACGTCGAGTACTCGCGCAATCTCGCCGAGAAGCTGGAAAAGGACTATCAGAACCTGCTCGGAGCGGAAACCGAGCGGTTCGTCGTCGCCGACGTGTACGACTACGACGAGGCCTTCGAGCAGGCCTTCGAACTCATCAACGCGGAACTCGACGCGGGCAGCGAGGTGTGGGTCAACGTCTCCGCGATGCCCCGGACTGTCTCCTTTGCCTTTGCGACCGCGGCCCACTCGATTATGGTCGAACGCGAGGGCGACCGGGACCGCATCCACACCTACTACACGGTCCCCGAGAAGTATCTGGAGACGGAACTCGCCGAGGAACTGCGCAAGCAGATCGACATGCTAGAGGACATGCGCACGGGCGAAGAAGTCGACGAGCGAATTGACGACCGACTCGAAACCGCGCGGGACCTGCTATCGGAGTTCGACGAGCGGGGGACAACCATCGGCGCGAAGGAGATCGACGGCTCCCACGTGGTTGAGCTTCCCGTCGCCTCCTTCTCGAACGTCAAGCCCTTCGAGGAGGTCATCCTCTTCACGCTGGGCGAACACGGCGAGTTCGAGTCCGTCTCCGAGCTAGCACAGCAGTTGGCCCGGGACCTCGGTGAGGAGTACACCGACTCCTTCCGTTCGAAGGTTATCTACAACGTCGACCGGCTCGGCCCCGGCGGGAAGGGGTACATCGAGCAGGAGGAACACGGGAAATCCTACCGGACGACGCTCTCGCGGATCGGACAGCTGTGGGTCCGCGCCCACTCCGCCGAGGACCGCGAGCACCGCGAGTCCGACCTGCCGTGA
- the uppS gene encoding polyprenyl diphosphate synthase has translation MYTTMLSRGKRLGYAAYERLLQWELSGTPDHVAVIMDGNRRYAEKQGTKKQEGHKEGAQTTEALLNWCDELGIREVTLYTFSTENFDRDPEEREHIFDLVEQKLRTFADADRVHEAGVCIRAIGETEMLPERVRDAIDYAEGRTAQYDQLNLNIALAYGGRAELLGAARDVAAAVENETLDPTDVSAETIEERLYEGPTRDVDLIVRTGGDERTSNFLPWHANGNEAATFFCTPYWPEFRKVDFLRAIRTYQNREDSWRTTRAERSLALVRAIEQSELPTAKRMLGRFRDALPSTEREQLDEEYDLAD, from the coding sequence ATGTATACAACGATGCTATCGAGGGGGAAGCGACTGGGATATGCAGCCTACGAGCGATTGCTCCAGTGGGAACTGTCTGGAACGCCGGACCACGTCGCAGTCATTATGGACGGGAACCGAAGATACGCTGAAAAGCAGGGCACAAAAAAACAGGAGGGCCACAAAGAAGGAGCCCAAACGACGGAGGCACTGTTGAACTGGTGCGACGAACTCGGCATTCGTGAGGTGACGCTGTACACGTTCTCGACGGAGAACTTCGACCGCGACCCCGAGGAACGCGAACACATCTTCGACCTCGTCGAACAGAAGCTCCGAACATTTGCCGACGCCGACCGGGTCCACGAGGCCGGCGTGTGTATCCGCGCCATCGGCGAGACGGAGATGTTACCCGAGCGGGTCCGAGACGCTATCGACTACGCTGAGGGACGAACGGCGCAGTACGACCAGCTCAATCTCAACATCGCGCTGGCCTATGGCGGCCGGGCCGAGTTGCTCGGTGCGGCCCGCGACGTTGCCGCTGCTGTCGAGAACGAGACCCTTGACCCGACGGACGTCTCTGCGGAAACCATCGAAGAGCGGCTTTACGAGGGGCCGACCCGCGACGTTGATCTCATCGTTCGAACCGGCGGTGACGAACGCACCTCGAACTTCCTGCCGTGGCACGCCAACGGCAACGAGGCCGCCACGTTCTTCTGTACGCCCTACTGGCCCGAATTCCGGAAGGTCGACTTCCTGCGAGCGATCCGAACGTACCAGAACCGCGAGGATTCCTGGCGGACGACCCGTGCCGAGCGGTCGCTGGCACTGGTTCGTGCCATCGAGCAATCGGAGCTACCGACGGCCAAGCGGATGCTCGGGCGATTCCGTGACGCGCTCCCGAGTACCGAACGCGAGCAACTCGACGAAGAGTACGACCTCGCGGACTGA